The Suricata suricatta isolate VVHF042 chromosome 13, meerkat_22Aug2017_6uvM2_HiC, whole genome shotgun sequence nucleotide sequence TGACCAGAGGGCGGCttcagggctgggaggggaggccagACAGACCTCCTGCTCAGGGCCCAGCTCCTGTGACAGGTACCAGTTCCTCCTCTGAGAAGCGGAGTGATCAACTGTGGTGTCTCCGCAGTGGGGGACAGTCAGCGCTCCTCACCGAGTCCAGCCCCGCTGTCCACCACACTATCTGGTCACTCCCATCTCTAGGTGAGGTAGTAGCATTTCTATGTCCCTTATGTCATGGGCAAGGGGGGGTTGgatcacccccattttatagaagaggctCAGCCTTTAGGAGCTCAAGCCCAAGGGCACAGGCTTTGCTGGAGAAGCTGAGAGCCCACGTGTGGGAGGGGACAGGCCTCCGTGATAAACAGGGCCGCCCTGCCAGGTCCCGGGGCAGGTTGGGAAGCCAACCCTTTCGTGGAGCCAGGTTgcctccctgggcccctggaGGTTTCCTGGCCAAAGCAGAGGCCCTCACCAGCATCAGCACCGGCAGGTGAGCGGCCCACGGGAGGGTGGCCCCGGCAGGCCCACCCTGGCCCGAGGCACGGCTCCTCCTCATTGTTCGGGGCCGGGAGTGGCTGTGGGCTGGCGCAGGGGCAGCCGGAGTGTGTTGGAAACCAGGCAATCACTCACAAACTCAGCCTGGTTTCTACTAACGTCACTGCAGCGCTACCTCGTAGCCCGGCCCACACCAGAGGCTGCTGCACACCTTTCTCCGCCTGGTCTGGAGCCCGAACTGGCCGTGGAACCATGCTTAGACTCTTTCATTCAACCAGAGAAGAGTTCCGAGCGTCTCTGGGGAGCCCGGGGTGTGTTCTGTGACTGCGCACCGGCTGGCACAAGGTGGCCCCTGAACCTCGGCTGCTCACCAGAGCTGCCCCAGAGGGGCCGGCGGGGGACAAAACCTTCCATTCTGGGTCATGCTGGTTTTAGCATAAATTAATGTGAGGTCAGAAAGTGGTgatgcaaatactttttttttttactactaacAACTGGATTAAGTGCATTTCTGTGCCATCATGAGAGTTTGAAGGTTCGAGTACATGAGATCAGATCAGGGGAGCTTTCCTGGCCCCTCCAATTATCCCCAGTCCTGCCACCTTCCAGCTGTGTGCTCTTAGGGAAGTCACCgagcctctctgagtctcagttgcctcatctataaaatggaaataacaacaGAACCCTAACATATCTATGTTGCAGAATTCATTAAAGTAGCAAACGCTTACAAGCCTTTTGAGCGGCAGCAGGTACACAGCAAGCACTTGGTGAACAGATTCTGTGGGTGTTCCTGATAAATATCATAAACAGCCTCCCCCTGTGCGGCTGGTGCCTCCTCGGGCGGCCACCTGCACAGGCCCCCCTGGCTCTGCCGCTCCATAGCCCTCCCCACTGTGCGCCAGCTGTTGGCAGGTGCACCTTTGCATTCAGTCCATGAATGTCTACTGAGTGTCTACATGTTCCAGGTCAGGTGCCTGGCACTGCGAAGGGGGCAGACAAGCCCCTGCCCTTGCGACGGCTCCATTCATGGGGCGCAACAGGGAAACGTTCTCTGTCTACTGGTGATGTGGACCCTGGAGGGGAAGGCAGCAAGGTCACAATTTTAAATAAGCAGGGAAGGCCTCGCTGGGAAGGTGATATCTCAGCAAAGACCTGAGGGAGGTAAGGGAGTGAGCAGTGAGGAAAGGGGGGTAAGAGTGTTCTAGACTGGGCACACTGTACAGAGATCCCGAGTCACAAGAGTGCTTGGCGAGTGTAAGGAGTGCCCAGGAAGCCGAGGTAGCGACAGCACGTGAGCAAGGATGAGGGGAGTCAGCGACCAggtcagggagggaagggggccgCGTTGGGAGAGCCTGAGAGACTTCCTGAACTTTTTTCCAAGATGAGGATCTCCCAGAGGATTCTGAGTTGAAgactgggacttttttttttttaaagcttatttatttattttgagagagagattgagagaaagagaaagcataagcatgaacaggggacaggcagagagaaagagagagaagctcgagcaggctctgggctgtcagcgtggagtccgacacagggctcaatcccatgagccgtgagatcatgacctgaacagaaaccaagagtcagaggcttactcaactgagctggccaggtgccgcAAGATAagactgttgttttgttttgttttgttttaaaggatcACTCCGGCTGCTGGGTTGGAGACAAACTGCAGGAGGCAAGGGCAGGGGCAGGTCCAGCAGCAGACCAGGTTGGAccaggtgagcagggaaggtgggcTGTATCGGGGTATAGGggaggtcgggggggggggggcgcggcaGGATACTGAGAATACGTCCTGGATATTACCCCCTGGTGGTGATTAGGTGTGGGGCACGAAAGAAGGaaaggagtcaaggatgacttCAAGGTTGTTGGGCTGAGCAACTAGGAGAATGGAGCTGCCATTTACCAACATCGGAGAACATGGCGGGTGAACAAGCCAGATGGAGGTATGGGGCCGCCAGTTCACTCCTGGCCAAGTTAAGTCTGAGAGGCCTAGGAGACAAGTCGAGTAGAAATGTCCAAGGGGCGGTTGGATGTATGCATGTGGAGTCACAAGGGGAGGTGTGGGCTGGAGAAAGAAATGTGGGAGTCAGCAGCGCTTGAAAGCCACAAGACTGGATGAGATCACCGAGGTAAACAAGAGGTCTgaggactgagccctgagtcccCCAGGGCAGGAACAGGAGGATGAACCCGCAAAAGAGACAGAAGGGGCAgccagtgagagaggaagaaagggtgaTGGTTGGGAAAGGAAGTCTGAGGACAGAGTGATTGGCCATGTCACCCCATGAGGAGAGGCAAGTCCTGATGAGCACCAAGAGCTGGCCACTGGGTCTGGCAAGTGAGGCCGCTGGAGATCCTGTCCAGAGAACTCGGAGGGGAGGCGAGGGGCCAGGCCTAACGGGAGTGGGCTCCAGAGAGAACAGGAAGACAGGGACTTTCTGGAAACTGGGTATAGGCAACTCCTCAGAGGGTTTTGCTTTTTCACATGGGGAGCAGGGAAATGGAACTGGAGCTGAGAGGGGATGTGAGGTCAAGAGAGAACTGATTTTCTTTAAGTTGAGAGAAATAACAGCCTGATTACAGGAAAAATGTGATCATGCAGGAGAGATGGGGAAGAGCTGCCGGGGCCCTGTCCTTGAGCAGGCGAGGGGAGGGATCTGTGCACGTCCATCCCCTCCCTCTTGGCCTGGCCGACTCCTGCTCATCCCCCGGGGTCAGTGGAAAGGTCACTTTCTCAGGGAAGCTTTCTTGAATCCTCCGGTTAGGTCAGTTCCCTGCCCTACCCTGTCACAGTGTACGCTCCTGCTGCTCAGTGGCTCTCCAGGGCCTGTGCCACGGGGCATCagccccatgagggcagggcTGCCCCTGGCCTCTTTATGACTGTCTGCCCAGCAGCCAGCGCACTGCCTGGCACACCAGAGAGGTCTAATGGCTATCTGGTGAAGGGACGATCGGTCCAAGAGCACAACTGAAACAAATCTGGAGACACGTGTCTGTTTTCTGCTTCTGCCTGCTTTAATCACGTTGCAGTGGCCGGGACCCTGCCGTTACTGGCTATCACAAATATTTGGATTTAGAAGAGCCCAGTTGTTTGTTcctgtttggattctgtagcTTGGCTAGCACACAGACCAAAGCCATGTGGCTGGACACATCCTTCCACTGACACTGTCCACTACCAACTGAACACATTCCACGCCGCGTCCAGCGATTcgctcatttaacaaatatttgctgaaagccTGCTTGGTGCAGCGCCCTGAGGACGCAGGGTGGGATCAGATATGGCACCTGCCCTCATGGAGCGTGGCGTCCAGCAGAGGAGATCACACAGGACCCCTAGGCACCACGACAGTGACGGGTGCTCCCCAGGGCAAGCCCAGGCACTAGGAACATGGAGAATGGGGAGATGTAATGGCCCGAGGAgcgtgaggcagagaaggaagacgGGACGagccttcctctgcctccctgtcctGGCTGGGAGCTGCCCTTGGGTGGTGCTCAGGCTCGGGCCAGCAGCCCGGCCAGGGGGCTGGGCTTTGGGGCTGGCCCTGGGAGTGGCAGGGCCGCGGCCTCCTGCCTCCAGATGCCCGGGTCCCCTCCCATTTCCCTTCCACCTCTGCCGAGACCTGCCTGtctccttctgctgcttccaGAAGGGCTGCCTCCTGAAGCTACATTTTTGGAAAGATCTGCCTGGCGAGGAGGCTGAGCTCATTTATGGCACAGGCCGCTGGCAGTGACAGCACCATTACTGAATCTCCCTTCTGTTTACTTTCAGGTTCTCGGAGGCTCCATTCGCGAAGAGGAACCACCGTTTCGCAGGGACCATGAGGCCGCGGTGCGTGACCTACTGGTGGCTGGCGCTGCTGGCCGCCGTGGGAGCAGcggcaggccagaaggaaggcTTGGAGGGCGCTGAGGAGGGCTCGCCCGGCGAGTTCATTTACCTGAACAGGTACAAGCGGGCCGGCGAGTCCTCGGACAAGTGCACCTACACGTTCATCGTGCCCCAACAGCGGGTCACGGGCGCCATCTGCGTCAACTCCAAGGAGCCCGAGGTGCTCCTGGAGAACCGGGTGCACAAGCAGGAGCTGGAGCTGCTCAACAGCGAGCTGCTCAAGCAGAAGCGGCAGATCGAGACGCTGCAGCAGTTGGTGGAGGTGGACGGCGGCATCGTGAGCGAGGTGAAGCTGCTGCGCAAGGAGAGCCGCAACATGAACTCGCGGGTGACGCAGCTCTACATGCAGCTGCTGCACGAGATCATCCGCAAGCGGGACAACGCGCTGGAGCTCTCCCAGCTGGAGAACAGGATCCTCAACCAGACGGCCGACATGCTGCAGCTGGCCAGCAAGTACAAGGACCTGGAGCACAAGTACCAGCACCTGGCCACGCTGGCCCACAACCAGTCCGAGATCATCGCGCAGCTGGAGGAGCACTGCCAGCGGGTGCCCGCggccaggcccctgccccagccGCCCCCCGTCACCCCGCCCCGGGTCTACCAGCCGTCCCCCTACAACCGCATCACCAATCAGATCTCTACCAACGAGATCCAGAGTGACCAGAACCTGAAGGTGCTGCCTCCGCCCCTGCCCACCATGCCTACCCTCACCAGCCTCCCGTCCTCCACAGACAAGCCGTCGGGTAAGTCCTTCTGGGAGGGAGCCCGTGCCATCTGGGCCTCAGAGCCAGGTGCCAGGCTTCCCTTGGCTgagaccacaagtgggggaaaaGCCACGGCAAGTTGAAGCCGCGCCAAGAGACTTGCGCAATCCCCCGGTGATCCCTCGGGCCAAGCCGGGGGGATGGGGGGACGTGCATTAGGTGGATGCTCCGAGGTAGAACCAGGAAACCAGGAGAGTCTCAGAAGAGAACAAGGGTTCTCTGCTTCTGACGGGCAAGAGCTCCGGGCCCGCAGTTTTCTGGGCTCTGGGTTAGATGCTCTGTGTTGGCAAAAGCAGGGTCTCTCCTGCAAGCTCTTGCACTATGCCCGGCACGGAGCTGGCAACAGGTAAATGCTCACCAAAGAAACCAACAGCTAAAGGAAAAGAACGTGTTTATCACAGCAAAGGTATGATAAACACGTTGCAGGGATTGGGGGATGGGAAGGCGTACTTTCCACACATTCCCTAGAGCCGGCTGCTGTCTAGGATTTTTAGTGACGATTCCGTATACTCTTAAATACATGTTTCATCTTAAACAAGGTAATTCTCAGAATACGGTGATGGGGAAGGAACGTGGTGACTTGGTACGTTTTGAAGCTTGAAAGCCTGACGGAGGTACTGGCGTCAGGTACTTCTGTGGATTTTGATTCTATCACTAACTCCTGCAGCTCCTTGTAGAAGGTTAACTGAAAAGATAAGTAACTTGCTCCCAGGCATAGGCTCCTCAGGCTGGACTGGAATTCAGGTCTTGTCACTTTAAATCTAGGGCTGACTCCTCTGTGCTCGGGGAGTCTGGGGGGAGCACGAGCCCAGCCCTCTGAAGCCCAGCCTCACATCCATCCAGGACCCTATGAGCCTTCCAGATGGGCTGTCAGATGAGAACTGGATTGATCTTTGCCGAAACCAGCCATGTATCTGCTCCAAGTCAGTGATTTTGGTACCACTTCCTTATACAAGCAGGGAGATATTTTTACTGAAAGTATCCTGTTTTATACTTATTTCACACTTCTGAAAATAACCACCAGTCCTGGGAAGAGCAGCTCCTTGCTAATTCCAGAAGGGGGGTGGCCCATGCAAAAGAGCAGGGGGACACCGTGCAGGCCCGTGGCCGGGAGCAGCTGCCTGCGGCACCACGCAAGAAAACCCTCGCTGGATTTTCGGGCACAGAGCGTAGGCTTTGAACGGGCGGATTCGAATTCTGACTCCCCCACTGGTTAGCTCTGGGACATGAGGCCAGTCACCTTGCCCCTCAGAGCCTCAGTCTACTCCGTTTCAATCTGTCAACTGGGGATAGATCAAAATAATGCCTACCCAAAGATTAGATGaaatactgcaaaaaaaaaaaaaaaaagtggcatggTGCTGGGCCCATGGAAAGTCTCAGTACTTGGTAGCTCTGGGTTTCCTTCCgttttggtctctttctcttGAAGCAAGGAGATCGAAATAAACAAACTGTCCCTTTTTAGCGCCGGCATTCTACAGCAGATGACTGGTTCCTTGTACACGTGTCTGTTTTAAATCAGAAGCTCCGAAAGAGCGGGCAGAGTGTGCTAATGTGTCTTGACAGAATGCCCAGAGGGTAAAACGTGCCTTTGGGCACTAAATGAAGGCTCAGCTGAATGTTATACTCCCCGACGTGAGCCTGGCTGACCTCAGTGGTTACCCAACAGACCTCCTCTTGCCTAAGCATCTCTGGTTTCTGAATCCATGACTTCGGGACATTCCTGAGCTTGAATTGAgctgagagggacagagtgtagGAAGAAAGACCTAGGTTTGCATTCATCTCTTGTGAGTGGTCTGCTTGAGCTGTACttttctcctctggaaaatgggggCAGGAGTTATGATACTGCAGCGTTGTTGGGGAAACTCAGTGCAATCGGGCATGTGATATTATGTCACCTGCAGCAGCCAACAACGGAGGTGCCCCTACTCTGTGCCATAGCACGGGCCTGGGGGAGCCAGCGAAAGCTTCGGTGCTGACCTGCAGGAACTCTGTCTGGGGGAGGTGGAGGATGCATGAATGCACTGGGATGCCTCCAGCGCCTACCAGTTCCATCCCCCCGAGGGGGCACATCAGATCCGAAAAAGGATTTCTCTGGGGGGAGCATCTGTCGAGGCCAAAATTACCAGAACATTGTAGGAACTGATGAGACCAACACAGCGAGGTACCTGAAATCAGGAACGCAGTGAAAATCATGGGCTGTGCGGTCACTGTGGTGATACCGTGGGATGCTAAGTGCCTTGCAGAGTGGCGGAGCTGGGGCTATGGGGACACTGAGGTGgcatgggtggctgagtctgcCTGGAGTAGAAGGGAAAAGGTGGACAGAGACGGGACTTCCGGGAATGATCTGGAAGAGTCTACCAGGTGGACCGAGGAGTTGGGCAACAGAGTTACTGGTAAGGTCCCTGATGGAGATGCGTCTGGGACCATGGCCCTGCTCTGGGCATCTCAAATGGCCTGGACCCCCTGCTTCTTCACATTCACAGTTCAGCGTGGGCTGTGTGCATTCCAAGGCCCCTGCACACACCCAAAAACCCACTTTCTCTCCCACTTAAGAAGCACACCTGCATGGGAGAGAATGGCAGTGACTTTGTGTGGACATAAtttacttcaaaaaacaaaacaaaacaaagccctgCCAAATGTTGGCAGGGACTGTTGGTAACAGATTCCCTGgggcccacctccccaccccagaggTTGTCAGCCGGACCTGTGGAAGCTGAATGGGCCGCAGGGCCCTGTCCTTTCCTGGGGCTGGACGACTCGGGGAGGAAAAGGCAGTGGCCTCTCAGCCAATCAGCAGGGAGCTCTTATCAGGCCTGCTCtgagagctccaggctctgggcctggaAGACAAACCCTCTGTGCTTTCAGCCCTGAGGTCCTTGGTTCCCAGGGGCAGCACTGGACCAGAAATACCTTCGCGTGCAAGCCTCGGCAGCTTCTGAAACTTTCATCCCAAAACCTCAGAGCCATCGGCTCTCCTCCTCCTTGTCTGGGCCGCTGAGCCCACAGCAGGCCCTTCCCGGGGACTGAGGGAGCCACGGCAGCGGCTTATCTGGAGCTGCACTCACCAGCTCACTCCCAGCCAGACAGTAACAGGctggccccaggccaggcccaggccacTGAGAGCCTGAGGGAGCGAGGCCCAGGCAGCTCCTGGCTTCTCTGGGTCTC carries:
- the ANGPTL2 gene encoding angiopoietin-related protein 2 is translated as MRPRCVTYWWLALLAAVGAAAGQKEGLEGAEEGSPGEFIYLNRYKRAGESSDKCTYTFIVPQQRVTGAICVNSKEPEVLLENRVHKQELELLNSELLKQKRQIETLQQLVEVDGGIVSEVKLLRKESRNMNSRVTQLYMQLLHEIIRKRDNALELSQLENRILNQTADMLQLASKYKDLEHKYQHLATLAHNQSEIIAQLEEHCQRVPAARPLPQPPPVTPPRVYQPSPYNRITNQISTNEIQSDQNLKVLPPPLPTMPTLTSLPSSTDKPSGPWRDCLQALEDGHDTSSIYLVKPENTNRLMQVWCDQRHDPGGWTVIQRRLDGSVNFFRNWETYKQGFGNIDGEYWLGLENIYWLTNQGNYKLLVTMEDWSGRKVFAEYASFRLEPESEYYKLRLGRYNGNAGDSFTWHNGKQFTTLDRDHDVYTGNCAHYQKGGWWYNACAHSNLNGVWYRGGHYRSRYQDGVYWAEFRGGSYSLKKVVMMIRPNPNTFH